Proteins encoded together in one Jaculus jaculus isolate mJacJac1 chromosome 7, mJacJac1.mat.Y.cur, whole genome shotgun sequence window:
- the Psenen gene encoding gamma-secretase subunit PEN-2 yields MNLERVSNEEKLNLCRKYYLGGFAFLPFLWLVNIFWFFREAFLAPAYTEQSQIKGYVWRSALGFLFWVIVLTTWITIFQIYRPRWGALGDYLSFTIPLGTP; encoded by the exons ATGAATCTGGAGCGGGTGTCCAATGAGGAGAAGCTGAACCTGTGCCGCAAGTACTACCTTG GTGGGTTTGCGTTCCTGCCTTTTCTCTGGCTCGTCAACATCTTCTGGTTCTTCAGAGAGGCCTTCCTTGCCCCAGCCTACACAGAGCAGAGCCAGATCAAAGGCT ATGTGTGGCGCTCAGCTCTGGGCTTCCTCTTCTGGGTGATTGTACTGACCACCTGGATCACGATCTTTCAGATCTACCGGCCCCGCTGGGGGGCCCTTGGGGACTACCTCTCCTTCACCATACCCCTGGGAACCCCTTGA
- the Igflr1 gene encoding LOW QUALITY PROTEIN: IGF-like family receptor 1 (The sequence of the model RefSeq protein was modified relative to this genomic sequence to represent the inferred CDS: inserted 5 bases in 3 codons) — translation MGSVPTDPEFTENFGLNDFGDLLTLPFQKCPSGYCTXNGAELCSHCSSGAPTELQGLASKPASXLLDLPEVLEELIVLLDPEPGASMAYGSIQYLAARHRLPATWSTFAYSLQPSQSPLRTLIEMVVASEPSARLSQFGQHLAXANALQALSKLS, via the exons ATGGGGTCGGTACCCACTG ACCCTGAATTTACTGAAAACTTCGGTCTCAATGACTTCGGCGATCTCCTAACGCTCCCGTTCCAAAAGTGTCCTTCCGGGTATTGCA ACAATGGCGCAGAGTTGTGTAGCCACTGCAGCAGCGGAGCTCC TACGG AGCTGCAAGGCCTGGCCTCGAAGCCTGCCTC CCTCCTGGATCTGCCAGAGGTGCTGGAAGAGCTAATTGTGCTGCTGGACCCTGAGCCTGGTGCAAGCATGGCCTATGGTTCCATTCAGTACCTAGCTGCCAGGCATAGGCTGCCTGCCACCTGGTCCACTTTCGCCTACTCATTGCAGCCCAGCCAATCACCTCTAAGGACCCTGATTGAGATGGTGGTGGCAAGTGAGCCATCTGCCAGGCTGAGCCAGTTTGGCCAACACCTGGC GGCAAATGCACTACAGGCACTATCCAAGCTTAGCTAA
- the Lin37 gene encoding protein lin-37 homolog codes for MFPVKVKVEKSELEMAKARNQLDAVLQCLLEKSHLDRERLDEEAGKTPSDTHNKDCSITATGKRPSARFPHQRRKKRREMDDGLAEGGPQRSNTYVIKLFDRSVDLAQFSESTPLYPICRAWMRNSPTVREREREREHSPSSPLPPLPEDEEGSEVTNNKSHDVYKLPPPTAPGPPGEACRPRIPSPLQPEAQSAPGDEPSEPEPSPSTLIYRNMQRWKRIRQRWKEASHRNQLRYSESMKILREMYDRQ; via the exons ATGTTTCCGGTGAAGGTTAAAGTGGAGAAGTCAG AGTTGGAGATGGCCAAAGCCCGAAACCAGCTGGATGCGGTTCTGCAGTGTCTGCTGGAGAAGAGCCACCTGGACAG GGAACGTCTGGATGAGGAAGCTGGGAAAACTCCCTCAGACACTCACAACAA GGATTGTTCCATTACTGCCACTGGCAAAAG GCCATCTGCCCGCTTCCCTCATCAgcggaggaagaagaggagagagatggaTGATGGGCTGGCTGAGGGAGGCCCTCAGAGGTCCA ACACATATGTGATCAAGCTGTTTGACCGCAGTGTGGACCTGGCCCAGTTCAGTGAGAGCACACCTCTGTATCCCATCTGCCGAGCCTGGATGCGCAACAGCCCCACTGTGCGGGAGCGGGAGCGGGAGCGGGAGCACTCACCCAGCTCTCCACTGCCCCCGTTGCCCGAGGATGAGGAG GGTTCAGAGGTCACCAATAACAAGAGTCATGATGTGTACAAGCTGCCTCCACCCACAGCCCCTGGGCCACCTGGAGAGGCCTGCAGACCCCGCATTCCATCCCCACTTCAGCCTGAGGCCCAGAGTGCCCCTGGTGATGAG CCCTCTGAGCCAGAACCTTCACCCTCCACACTCATCTATCGCAACATGCAGCGCTGGAAACGCATCCGCCAGAG GTGGAAGGAGGCATCTCATCGGAACCAGCTCCGCTACTCGGAAAGCATGAAGATCTTACGGGAGATGTACGATCGGCAGTGA
- the Hspb6 gene encoding heat shock protein beta-6 — protein sequence MEIPVPVQPSWLRRASAPLPGFSAPGRLFDQRFGEGLLEAELASLCPAALAPYYLRAPSVALPTAQVPTDPGHFSVLLDVKHFSPEEIAVKVVGDHVEVHARHEERPDEHGFISREFHRRYRLPPGVDPAAVTSALSPEGVLSIQAAPAPAQPPLSPPAAK from the exons ATGGAGATCCCCGTGCCCGTACAGCCCTCTTGGCTGCGCCGAGCTTCGGCCCCGTTACCGGGGTTTTCCGCCCCAGGACGCCTCTTTGACCAGCGCTTCGGCGAGGGGCTGCTGGAGGCCGAACTAGCTTCGCTATGCCCGGCCGCGCTCGCCCCCTACTACCTGCGCGCCCCCAGTGTGGCGCTGCCCACCGCCCAG GTGCCAACGGACCCCGGGCATTTCTCGGTGCTGCTGGACGTGAAGCACTTTTCGCCGGAGGAGATCGCGGTCAAGGTGGTTGGTGACCATGTGGAGGTGCATGCGCGCCATGAGGAACGCCCA GACGAGCACGGTTTCATCTCACGGGAGTTCCACCGCCGCTACCGCCTGCCACCCGGTGTGGACCCTGCCGCTGTGACCTCGGCGCTGTCCCCCGAAGGTGTCCTGTCCATCCAGGCCGCACCAGCGCCTGCCCAGCCCCCACTTTCACCACCTGCTGCCAAGTAG
- the U2af1l4 gene encoding splicing factor U2AF 26 kDa subunit isoform X2 has product MAEYLASIFGTEKDKVNCSFYFKIGACRHGDRCSRLHNKPTFSQTIVLLNLYRNPQNTAQTADGSHCHVSDVEVQEHYDNFFEEVFTELQEKYGEIEEMNVCDNLGDHLVGNVYVKFRREEDAERAVAELNNRWFNGQAVHAELSPVTDFRESCCRQYEMGECTRGGFCNFMHLRPISRNLRRQLYGRRPRRRSPPRSHMGHHPRERHRRHFPDHRHGRF; this is encoded by the exons ATGGCTGAATATTTAGCTTCGATTTTCGGGACTGAGAAGGACAA GGTTAACTGCTCTTTTTACTTTAAGATCGGGGCCTGCCGGCACGGGGACCGGTGCTCCCGGCTGCACAACAAACCGACTTTCAGCCAG aCCATAGTGCTGCTCAACCTATACCGAAATCCACAGAACACGGCCCAAACGGCAGATGGATCTCACT GTCACGTGAGCGACGTGGAGGTGCAGGAACATTATGATAACTTCTTTGAG GAGGTGTTTACAGAACTGCAGGAGAAGTATGGAGAGATTGAAGAGATGAATGTTTGCGACAACCTCGGGGACCACCTTGTGGGCAATGTctatgttaag TTCCGGCGGGAGGAGGATGCAGAGCGGGCAGTGGCTGAACTCAATAACCGTTGGTTCAACGGGCAGGCTGTGCATGCTGAGCTGTCGCCTGTCACCGACTTCCGGGAGTCATGCTGCCGGCAGTATGAGATGGG AGAATGTACCCGAGGTGGTTTCTGCAACTTCATGCACCTGCGACCCATATCCCGAAACCTCCGGAGACAGCTCTATGGGCGGAGACCCAGGCGCAG GTCACCTCCAAGGTCCCATATGGGCCACCATCCCCGAGAAAGGCACCGTAGGCATTTCCCAGACCACCGCCATGGCCGCTTCTGA
- the U2af1l4 gene encoding splicing factor U2AF 26 kDa subunit isoform X4, translated as MAEYLASIFGTEKDKVNCSFYFKIGACRHGDRCSRLHNKPTFSQAALPSVLSFCPFKNFVQTIVLLNLYRNPQNTAQTADGSHCHVSDVEVQEHYDNFFEEVFTELQEKYGEIEEMNVCDNLGDHLVGNVYVKRMYPRWFLQLHAPATHIPKPPETALWAETQAQVTSKVPYGPPSPRKAP; from the exons ATGGCTGAATATTTAGCTTCGATTTTCGGGACTGAGAAGGACAA GGTTAACTGCTCTTTTTACTTTAAGATCGGGGCCTGCCGGCACGGGGACCGGTGCTCCCGGCTGCACAACAAACCGACTTTCAGCCAG GCAGCGTTACCCTCTGTGCTCAGTTTctgcccttttaaaaattttgttcagaCCATAGTGCTGCTCAACCTATACCGAAATCCACAGAACACGGCCCAAACGGCAGATGGATCTCACT GTCACGTGAGCGACGTGGAGGTGCAGGAACATTATGATAACTTCTTTGAG GAGGTGTTTACAGAACTGCAGGAGAAGTATGGAGAGATTGAAGAGATGAATGTTTGCGACAACCTCGGGGACCACCTTGTGGGCAATGTctatgttaag AGAATGTACCCGAGGTGGTTTCTGCAACTTCATGCACCTGCGACCCATATCCCGAAACCTCCGGAGACAGCTCTATGGGCGGAGACCCAGGCGCAG GTCACCTCCAAGGTCCCATATGGGCCACCATCCCCGAGAAAGGCACCGTAG
- the U2af1l4 gene encoding splicing factor U2AF 26 kDa subunit isoform X3 yields the protein MAEYLASIFGTEKDKVNCSFYFKIGACRHGDRCSRLHNKPTFSQAALPSVLSFCPFKNFVQTIVLLNLYRNPQNTAQTADGSHCHVSDVEVQEHYDNFFEEVFTELQEKYGEIEEMNVCDNLGDHLVGNVYVKAVHAELSPVTDFRESCCRQYEMGECTRGGFCNFMHLRPISRNLRRQLYGRRPRRRSPPRSHMGHHPRERHRRHFPDHRHGRF from the exons ATGGCTGAATATTTAGCTTCGATTTTCGGGACTGAGAAGGACAA GGTTAACTGCTCTTTTTACTTTAAGATCGGGGCCTGCCGGCACGGGGACCGGTGCTCCCGGCTGCACAACAAACCGACTTTCAGCCAG GCAGCGTTACCCTCTGTGCTCAGTTTctgcccttttaaaaattttgttcagaCCATAGTGCTGCTCAACCTATACCGAAATCCACAGAACACGGCCCAAACGGCAGATGGATCTCACT GTCACGTGAGCGACGTGGAGGTGCAGGAACATTATGATAACTTCTTTGAG GAGGTGTTTACAGAACTGCAGGAGAAGTATGGAGAGATTGAAGAGATGAATGTTTGCGACAACCTCGGGGACCACCTTGTGGGCAATGTctatgttaag GCTGTGCATGCTGAGCTGTCGCCTGTCACCGACTTCCGGGAGTCATGCTGCCGGCAGTATGAGATGGG AGAATGTACCCGAGGTGGTTTCTGCAACTTCATGCACCTGCGACCCATATCCCGAAACCTCCGGAGACAGCTCTATGGGCGGAGACCCAGGCGCAG GTCACCTCCAAGGTCCCATATGGGCCACCATCCCCGAGAAAGGCACCGTAGGCATTTCCCAGACCACCGCCATGGCCGCTTCTGA
- the U2af1l4 gene encoding splicing factor U2AF 26 kDa subunit isoform X1: protein MAEYLASIFGTEKDKVNCSFYFKIGACRHGDRCSRLHNKPTFSQAALPSVLSFCPFKNFVQTIVLLNLYRNPQNTAQTADGSHCHVSDVEVQEHYDNFFEEVFTELQEKYGEIEEMNVCDNLGDHLVGNVYVKFRREEDAERAVAELNNRWFNGQAVHAELSPVTDFRESCCRQYEMGECTRGGFCNFMHLRPISRNLRRQLYGRRPRRRSPPRSHMGHHPRERHRRHFPDHRHGRF, encoded by the exons ATGGCTGAATATTTAGCTTCGATTTTCGGGACTGAGAAGGACAA GGTTAACTGCTCTTTTTACTTTAAGATCGGGGCCTGCCGGCACGGGGACCGGTGCTCCCGGCTGCACAACAAACCGACTTTCAGCCAG GCAGCGTTACCCTCTGTGCTCAGTTTctgcccttttaaaaattttgttcagaCCATAGTGCTGCTCAACCTATACCGAAATCCACAGAACACGGCCCAAACGGCAGATGGATCTCACT GTCACGTGAGCGACGTGGAGGTGCAGGAACATTATGATAACTTCTTTGAG GAGGTGTTTACAGAACTGCAGGAGAAGTATGGAGAGATTGAAGAGATGAATGTTTGCGACAACCTCGGGGACCACCTTGTGGGCAATGTctatgttaag TTCCGGCGGGAGGAGGATGCAGAGCGGGCAGTGGCTGAACTCAATAACCGTTGGTTCAACGGGCAGGCTGTGCATGCTGAGCTGTCGCCTGTCACCGACTTCCGGGAGTCATGCTGCCGGCAGTATGAGATGGG AGAATGTACCCGAGGTGGTTTCTGCAACTTCATGCACCTGCGACCCATATCCCGAAACCTCCGGAGACAGCTCTATGGGCGGAGACCCAGGCGCAG GTCACCTCCAAGGTCCCATATGGGCCACCATCCCCGAGAAAGGCACCGTAGGCATTTCCCAGACCACCGCCATGGCCGCTTCTGA